Proteins co-encoded in one Kribbella solani genomic window:
- a CDS encoding HelD family protein — MPNPVDAEQAHLITFYAALDAERARTEARTDDEQQVRTRNAQALHQRDGRIRDLKLRQARLNAAEEGLYFGRLDTAAGEVLHLGRLGLHDADYEPLLVDWRAPAARPFYIATAVANHGVVRRRHVQTRLRRVIDVQDEQLDLDREAADPSKPGTGVIGEAVLMKALEARRTGQMESIVQTIQSDQDRIIRSELPGILVVQGGPGTGKTAIALHRAAFLLYTHREQLEKRGILVVGPNAAFLRFIGQVLPSLGEDGVRLVTIAELFPGVTATRPESPESADVKGRTVMAEVIAQAVADRQWLPDRPLRVTVDRTELTLDPRIVAAAHARVGNRNLTHNQAQPFFHKEMVDHLTDQYAELIGTDPLDGEQLLDEYDLAELRKEVLAEPAVQTLLDRLWPLLSPQKLLADLYGDEARLAAAAPQLSALDREHLLRYGDDWSPADVPLLDEAAELLGDDGTEAARERAARARAIAYAQGALDVLSGSGSTDFDEDDDAEILTAKDLLNAEALAERYEADDDRTLADRAAADRRWTYGHVIVDEAQELSPMAWRAIARRCPLRSMTVVGDVAQTSSIGGGTSWASALGETFGDRWRLAELTLNYRTPAEVMELANDVLREVDPSARPPRSVRSTGVKPWHVDVPASDQALYVYKLAAEETQYGEVGVITSRNRLELLQEAVNGLSGVSVLTAREAKGLEFDSVLVVDPDGIVIESPRGLRDLYVALTRCTQRLGVVGELPDVLRESASWG, encoded by the coding sequence TTGCCGAATCCGGTCGATGCCGAACAGGCACACCTGATCACGTTCTACGCCGCGCTGGACGCCGAGCGCGCGCGGACCGAGGCACGCACCGACGACGAACAGCAGGTCCGGACCCGGAACGCCCAGGCCCTGCACCAGCGGGACGGCCGGATCCGGGACCTGAAGCTCCGGCAGGCCCGGCTGAACGCCGCCGAGGAAGGCCTGTACTTCGGCCGGCTGGACACCGCCGCGGGCGAGGTTCTGCACCTCGGCCGGCTCGGCCTGCACGACGCCGACTACGAACCGTTACTGGTCGACTGGCGCGCACCGGCCGCGCGGCCCTTCTACATTGCCACCGCCGTGGCGAATCACGGCGTCGTTCGCCGCAGGCATGTCCAGACCCGGTTACGCCGCGTGATCGACGTCCAGGACGAGCAACTCGACCTCGATCGTGAGGCGGCCGACCCGTCCAAGCCCGGCACCGGCGTGATCGGTGAGGCCGTCCTGATGAAGGCACTGGAGGCTCGGCGGACGGGCCAGATGGAGTCGATCGTCCAGACCATCCAGTCCGACCAGGACCGGATCATCCGCTCCGAACTGCCCGGAATCCTGGTCGTACAAGGCGGACCGGGTACCGGCAAGACCGCGATCGCGCTGCACCGGGCCGCATTCTTGCTGTACACGCACCGCGAGCAGCTGGAAAAGCGCGGAATTCTCGTCGTCGGCCCGAATGCGGCGTTCCTGCGCTTCATCGGGCAAGTGCTGCCGTCACTCGGAGAGGACGGGGTCCGGCTGGTCACGATCGCCGAACTGTTCCCCGGCGTGACCGCGACCCGGCCGGAATCACCGGAGAGCGCGGACGTCAAGGGCCGGACGGTGATGGCCGAGGTGATCGCGCAAGCCGTCGCCGATCGGCAGTGGCTTCCGGACCGGCCGTTGCGCGTCACGGTCGACCGGACCGAGCTCACTCTCGATCCGCGGATCGTCGCCGCGGCGCACGCCCGGGTCGGCAACCGGAACCTCACGCACAACCAGGCGCAGCCGTTCTTCCACAAGGAGATGGTCGATCACCTCACGGACCAGTACGCCGAGCTGATCGGTACGGATCCGCTCGACGGCGAGCAGTTGCTCGACGAGTACGACCTGGCCGAGTTGCGTAAGGAGGTGCTCGCCGAGCCTGCCGTACAGACGTTGCTCGACCGGCTTTGGCCGCTGCTCAGTCCACAGAAACTCCTTGCGGATCTGTACGGCGACGAGGCCCGGCTGGCGGCCGCGGCGCCGCAGCTGAGTGCGCTGGATCGCGAACACCTGCTGCGGTACGGCGACGACTGGAGCCCGGCCGATGTGCCGCTGCTGGACGAAGCCGCCGAACTGCTCGGCGACGACGGCACCGAGGCGGCGCGGGAACGGGCGGCGCGAGCGCGCGCGATCGCTTACGCACAAGGCGCTCTGGACGTACTCTCCGGTTCGGGATCGACCGACTTCGACGAGGACGACGACGCGGAGATCCTGACCGCGAAGGACCTGCTGAACGCCGAGGCGCTGGCCGAGCGGTACGAGGCCGACGACGACCGTACGCTGGCCGACCGGGCCGCCGCGGACCGGCGCTGGACGTACGGACATGTGATCGTCGACGAGGCACAGGAGTTGTCGCCGATGGCCTGGCGGGCGATCGCGCGCCGGTGCCCACTGCGGTCGATGACGGTGGTCGGCGATGTCGCGCAGACCAGCTCGATCGGCGGCGGTACGTCCTGGGCGAGCGCGCTCGGTGAGACGTTCGGCGATCGATGGCGGCTGGCCGAGCTGACGCTCAACTACCGCACGCCGGCCGAGGTGATGGAGCTCGCGAACGACGTACTCCGCGAGGTCGATCCGTCGGCCCGGCCGCCACGATCGGTCCGGTCGACGGGCGTCAAGCCGTGGCACGTCGACGTACCCGCGTCGGATCAGGCGCTGTACGTCTACAAACTGGCGGCGGAGGAGACGCAGTACGGCGAAGTCGGCGTGATCACGTCACGCAACCGGCTCGAGCTGCTCCAGGAGGCGGTCAACGGGCTCAGCGGGGTCAGCGTGCTGACGGCCCGCGAGGCGAAGGGCCTGGAGTTCGACTCGGTGCTCGTCGTCGACCCGGACGGCATCGTGATCGAGTCACCACGCGGCCTGCGCGACCTGTACGTCGCGCTGACCCGCTGCACGCAACGCCTCGGCGTCGTCGGCGAACTGCCGGACGTACTCAGGGAGTCAGCTTCCTGGGGATGA
- a CDS encoding NAD(P)H-dependent oxidoreductase: protein MTVHPLRLVVLTRNLEAGRFGTAVTRWFAREAERVDDFKLDLIDLSRAPLDGLAARIADADAVMIVTAEYNHAYPGDVKTAIDAVRRPWYAKPVGFVVYGGRSGGLRAAEQLRLVFGELHAVTIRDSLGFREEDFTPTGEPVDPTTSAAAAALLRQLAWWARSLRDARAATPYPE, encoded by the coding sequence GTGACAGTTCATCCGCTCCGGCTCGTCGTGCTGACGCGCAATCTCGAGGCGGGACGGTTCGGTACGGCGGTCACCCGCTGGTTCGCCCGCGAGGCCGAACGCGTGGACGACTTCAAGCTCGATCTGATCGATCTGAGCCGTGCGCCGCTGGACGGGCTGGCGGCACGGATCGCGGACGCCGACGCGGTCATGATCGTGACGGCGGAGTACAACCACGCGTACCCGGGTGACGTGAAGACCGCGATCGACGCGGTCCGGCGGCCCTGGTACGCGAAGCCGGTCGGATTCGTCGTGTACGGCGGACGCTCCGGCGGGCTGCGCGCGGCCGAACAGCTCCGGCTGGTCTTCGGCGAACTGCACGCGGTGACGATCCGGGACAGCCTCGGCTTCCGCGAGGAGGATTTCACGCCCACCGGTGAGCCGGTCGACCCGACCACCTCCGCGGCCGCCGCCGCGCTGCTCCGGCAGCTCGCCTGGTGGGCCCGCAGCCTGCGCGACGCCCGCGCCGCCACGCCGTACCCGGAATAG
- a CDS encoding LLM class flavin-dependent oxidoreductase, whose product MTAESMPLSVLDLSPVPTGTRPSQALHETLELARTAEAAGYHRFWLAEHHNIPSVVSTSPEVMIAAVAAATSTIRVGSGGIMLPNHSPLKVAETFRVLGGLYPDRIDLGIGRAPGTDQRTALALRRSREALGADDFTEQYAELRAYVEGFPAGHPFEPISAQPDDVPLPPVWILGSSTYGGQAAAALGTGFAYAGHFGTLDPSGVIASYKENFQRPGHEPHAILALAAIVAETEERAAQLARANALSTLNLRSGRPGPLPSPEEAAAYPWTDAELAAIEDWTGLVSVGTPDQVAADLRRRAEVAGADELIITTNIHNPAERRRSFQLLAEAWGLKPR is encoded by the coding sequence GTGACCGCCGAATCGATGCCCCTGTCCGTGCTCGACCTCTCCCCGGTGCCGACGGGTACGCGGCCGTCGCAGGCGCTGCACGAGACCCTCGAACTGGCCCGGACCGCCGAAGCCGCGGGGTACCACCGGTTCTGGCTGGCGGAGCATCACAACATCCCGAGCGTGGTGAGTACGAGCCCGGAGGTGATGATCGCGGCCGTCGCGGCGGCGACCTCGACGATTCGCGTCGGCTCCGGCGGCATCATGCTGCCGAACCACTCACCGCTCAAGGTGGCCGAGACGTTCCGCGTCCTCGGTGGTCTGTACCCGGACCGGATCGACCTCGGCATCGGCCGCGCGCCCGGTACCGATCAGCGCACCGCGCTCGCGTTGCGCCGCAGTCGCGAGGCACTCGGCGCGGACGACTTCACCGAGCAGTACGCCGAGCTCCGTGCGTACGTCGAGGGTTTTCCGGCCGGTCATCCGTTCGAGCCGATCAGCGCGCAGCCCGACGACGTACCGCTGCCGCCGGTGTGGATCCTCGGCTCCAGCACGTACGGCGGTCAGGCGGCGGCCGCGCTTGGTACCGGATTCGCGTACGCCGGGCACTTCGGTACGCTCGACCCGTCCGGCGTGATCGCTTCGTACAAGGAGAACTTCCAGCGCCCCGGGCACGAGCCGCACGCGATCCTCGCGCTGGCCGCGATCGTGGCCGAGACCGAGGAACGCGCCGCGCAACTCGCCCGCGCCAACGCGCTCTCCACCCTCAACCTCCGCTCCGGCCGGCCAGGTCCGCTCCCGTCGCCCGAGGAAGCGGCCGCGTACCCGTGGACCGACGCCGAGCTCGCCGCGATCGAAGACTGGACCGGGCTGGTCTCGGTCGGCACGCCCGACCAGGTGGCCGCCGACCTGCGCCGCCGCGCCGAGGTCGCCGGCGCCGACGAGCTGATCATCACCACCAACATCCACAACCCCGCCGAGCGCCGCCGCTCCTTCCAGCTACTCGCCGAGGCCTGGGGCCTGAAGCCCCGCTGA
- a CDS encoding M4 family metallopeptidase, with protein MFHSIIPPYLLEQLERSAGDPSLRARYRQSLQHDAVLRTRPAAPAPTAVSAGPVDAPGGRQRKVYDAHNGTDLPGALVRSEGDDPVKDTAVNQAYDGTGATWTLYKECYGRDSIDGNGLVLTSTVHYDRAYANAFWNGAQMVFGDGDGEIFGNFTAAIDVTGHELTHGVTQYTANLAYEGQSGALNESISDVFGSLTKQYALGQSAAQADWLIGAGLFLPGVKGVALRSMKAPGTAYDDPRLGKDPQPATMSGYVDTSDDNGGVHINSGIPNHAFYLAATGIGGNAYDDAGKIWYATLTSGTLPATAGFKDFAAATQAAAQTLFGADTPQLAAVTKAWQTVGVLDDSTPLMNAAQSGLHPSPPVSPPPESTPSH; from the coding sequence GTGTTCCACTCGATCATCCCGCCGTACCTGCTCGAGCAACTCGAGCGGTCCGCGGGAGACCCCAGCCTTCGTGCCCGGTATCGGCAGTCGCTGCAGCATGACGCCGTCCTTCGGACCCGCCCCGCCGCGCCGGCACCAACGGCAGTGTCGGCCGGGCCCGTCGACGCGCCCGGCGGCCGGCAACGCAAGGTGTACGACGCGCACAACGGCACCGACCTGCCCGGTGCGCTGGTCCGCTCCGAGGGCGACGACCCGGTCAAGGACACGGCGGTCAACCAGGCGTACGACGGCACCGGCGCGACCTGGACGTTGTACAAGGAGTGCTACGGGCGGGACTCGATCGACGGCAACGGGCTGGTCCTGACGTCGACGGTGCACTACGACCGCGCGTACGCGAACGCCTTCTGGAACGGCGCGCAGATGGTCTTCGGCGATGGTGACGGCGAGATCTTCGGCAACTTCACCGCAGCGATCGACGTCACCGGGCACGAGCTCACGCACGGCGTCACCCAGTACACGGCGAACCTCGCGTACGAGGGGCAGTCGGGTGCGCTGAACGAAAGCATCTCCGACGTCTTCGGGTCGCTCACCAAGCAGTACGCGCTGGGTCAGAGTGCCGCGCAGGCGGACTGGCTGATCGGCGCGGGTCTGTTCCTGCCTGGCGTGAAAGGCGTCGCGCTGCGGTCGATGAAGGCACCCGGCACGGCGTACGACGATCCGCGGCTGGGCAAGGATCCGCAGCCGGCGACGATGTCCGGGTACGTCGACACCAGCGACGACAACGGCGGCGTACACATCAACTCGGGCATCCCGAACCACGCGTTCTACCTGGCCGCGACCGGGATCGGCGGGAACGCGTACGACGACGCCGGCAAGATCTGGTACGCCACCCTCACCTCCGGCACACTGCCGGCCACGGCCGGCTTCAAGGACTTCGCCGCCGCCACCCAGGCAGCGGCCCAGACCCTCTTCGGCGCTGACACTCCGCAACTGGCAGCCGTCACGAAGGCCTGGCAAACCGTCGGCGTGCTGGACGACTCGACGCCGTTGATGAACGCGGCCCAGAGCGGGCTGCACCCGTCCCCGCCGGTCTCGCCGCCGCCGGAGTCGACTCCGTCACACTGA
- a CDS encoding PHP domain-containing protein: MGHSHDHSSAAGYGHGHGHGHGHGHGHDHDHRRPNDELDQATLAALDESVPDSELSPAEVSRRGLLRSAGILGGTAALAVSGAQFAAATAPNKPNQLINDGWFFQHGNRPKVWLAGDHHIHTQLSSDGMYRVIDQARHAAAYGLDWLVITDHGGATHARIGVDLVNPQIKAARTELRDTLIFQGLEWNIPAAEHGTVFVAPGSREVEVLKQFENSYDGSVKNASSNSPANEALAVSGIQWLGQQVDKRRVADALFLANHPARNGIDSPHEIRNWRDADPRIAVGFEGAPGHQAAGLPKPLGGASARGYYGNSPNPNSFAAYPPESYRTWGGFDWMTATVGGLWDSLLAEGKPWWISANSDSHVNWNETARRPDGSTQAQFDRDGRYMDPVYGNAINTTAGDFWPGYYSRTHVGADRRDYLAVMEGLRNGRVWVDHGALVKGVEVEVREVGKRYGEPLGGALIVKKGRAIELVVRITAQTMPNWSNFVPTLNRVDVIRGSVTGPVGDKDTMTAPNTKVVKQWDTSGKRGTFELVYPLGRADEAQYVRVRGTDGNRSQPGYLGAAVDPSGPKLDVVGDADPWVDLWFYTNPIWVLPK; encoded by the coding sequence ATGGGGCACTCGCACGACCACTCATCCGCAGCCGGTTACGGCCATGGACACGGTCACGGACACGGACACGGACATGGGCACGATCACGATCATCGCCGGCCGAACGACGAGCTCGACCAGGCGACGCTGGCCGCGCTGGACGAGTCGGTGCCGGACAGCGAGTTGTCGCCGGCGGAGGTGTCGCGGCGCGGGCTGCTCCGGTCCGCGGGCATTCTCGGTGGTACGGCCGCGCTGGCCGTCAGCGGTGCGCAGTTCGCCGCCGCGACGGCACCGAACAAGCCGAACCAGTTGATCAATGACGGCTGGTTCTTCCAGCACGGGAACCGGCCGAAGGTCTGGCTCGCCGGTGACCACCACATTCACACCCAGCTCAGCTCCGACGGCATGTACCGCGTCATCGACCAGGCCCGGCACGCCGCCGCGTACGGTCTGGACTGGCTGGTGATCACCGACCACGGCGGCGCGACGCATGCCCGGATCGGGGTCGACCTGGTCAACCCGCAGATCAAGGCGGCCCGGACCGAGCTCCGCGACACGCTGATCTTCCAGGGCCTGGAGTGGAACATTCCGGCCGCCGAGCACGGCACCGTGTTCGTCGCGCCGGGCAGCCGCGAGGTCGAGGTCCTGAAGCAGTTCGAGAACAGCTACGACGGCAGTGTGAAGAACGCCAGCTCGAACTCGCCGGCCAACGAGGCACTCGCGGTGTCGGGTATCCAGTGGCTCGGTCAGCAGGTCGACAAGCGCCGCGTCGCGGACGCGCTGTTCCTGGCCAACCACCCGGCCCGCAACGGCATCGACAGCCCGCACGAGATCCGCAACTGGCGCGACGCCGACCCGCGGATCGCGGTCGGCTTCGAGGGTGCGCCCGGTCACCAGGCGGCCGGTCTGCCGAAGCCGCTCGGCGGCGCCAGCGCCCGCGGGTACTACGGCAACTCGCCGAACCCGAACTCGTTCGCCGCGTACCCGCCCGAGAGCTACCGCACCTGGGGCGGCTTCGACTGGATGACCGCGACCGTCGGTGGTCTCTGGGACAGCCTGCTGGCGGAGGGCAAGCCGTGGTGGATCTCCGCGAACTCCGACTCGCACGTGAACTGGAACGAGACCGCCCGCCGCCCGGACGGTTCCACGCAGGCACAGTTCGACCGCGACGGCCGGTACATGGACCCGGTCTACGGCAACGCGATCAACACCACCGCCGGTGACTTCTGGCCGGGCTACTACAGCCGTACGCATGTCGGCGCCGACCGGCGCGACTACCTCGCGGTAATGGAGGGGCTGCGCAACGGCCGGGTCTGGGTTGACCATGGCGCGCTGGTGAAGGGCGTGGAGGTCGAGGTACGCGAGGTCGGCAAACGGTACGGCGAGCCGCTCGGCGGCGCGCTGATCGTGAAGAAGGGCCGTGCGATCGAGCTGGTCGTCCGGATCACCGCCCAGACGATGCCGAACTGGTCCAACTTCGTGCCCACGCTGAACCGCGTCGACGTGATTCGCGGATCGGTCACCGGTCCGGTCGGTGACAAGGACACGATGACCGCCCCGAACACCAAGGTCGTCAAGCAGTGGGACACCTCGGGCAAGCGCGGCACGTTCGAGCTGGTGTACCCGCTCGGCCGGGCCGACGAAGCGCAGTACGTCCGGGTCCGGGGTACTGACGGAAATCGCAGCCAGCCCGGGTACCTGGGCGCCGCGGTGGACCCGTCCGGCCCCAAACTGGACGTGGTCGGCGACGCGGACCCGTGGGTCGACCTGTGGTTCTACACCAACCCGATCTGGGTCCTGCCGAAGTAA
- a CDS encoding Lrp/AsnC family transcriptional regulator, whose translation MPKDRRTPGPAPRATPGATSGTGTAGLDEVDRHLVALLSADGRMPNNALAEATGIAPSTCLTRVRSLRERGVIRGFHAEVDLAALGRPLQALIAIRIGAHSRDEIDRFRTKVPRLPGVLSLFHVSGANDYLLHVSAATPDALREFVLDHLTADPAVSHAETSLIFEHVRATPDV comes from the coding sequence ATGCCGAAGGATCGTCGGACGCCTGGACCGGCGCCACGAGCCACTCCCGGCGCGACTTCCGGCACCGGTACGGCCGGGCTCGACGAGGTGGACCGGCACCTGGTCGCGCTGCTGAGCGCGGACGGCCGGATGCCGAACAACGCGCTCGCCGAGGCGACCGGGATCGCGCCGTCGACCTGTCTGACCCGGGTCCGGTCACTCCGCGAACGCGGCGTGATCCGCGGCTTCCACGCGGAGGTGGACCTGGCCGCGCTCGGCCGGCCGCTGCAGGCGCTGATCGCGATCCGGATCGGCGCGCATTCACGCGACGAGATCGACCGCTTCCGGACGAAGGTCCCGCGGCTGCCCGGGGTGCTCTCGCTCTTCCACGTCAGCGGCGCCAACGACTACCTGTTGCACGTGTCCGCCGCGACCCCGGACGCGCTCCGCGAGTTCGTGCTGGACCACCTGACGGCGGATCCGGCCGTCAGCCACGCCGAAACCAGCCTGATCTTCGAGCACGTCCGGGCGACCCCGGACGTGTGA